The Saccharomonospora glauca K62 genome has a segment encoding these proteins:
- a CDS encoding alpha/beta fold hydrolase codes for MPAELSETETSRFVETASGKIHFNEAGSGHPIVFLHGSGPGATGWSNFSPNLPVLAEEYRVIAPDMPGWGKSDPVTYEERDHVSAAVHLLDALGIEKATFVGNSMGGATSLKVAARHPDRVSHVVTMGAGAPGPRIFSPGGGPSEGLKILHEGYRNPSPEIMRKLVDIMTFDPAFATEELARQRYENAIGHPDHLANFAAGLGRPRRGEASVEELATIGAPVLIVHGRDDRVVHYEAGLRLVSIIENSRLVLLNRCGHWAQLEHAAEFNRLVRDFVANN; via the coding sequence ATGCCAGCCGAGCTGTCGGAAACCGAGACCAGCCGCTTCGTGGAGACCGCCAGCGGCAAGATCCACTTCAACGAGGCGGGTTCGGGTCATCCCATCGTCTTCCTGCACGGCAGCGGGCCCGGTGCGACCGGCTGGAGCAACTTCAGCCCGAACCTGCCCGTGCTCGCGGAGGAGTACCGGGTCATCGCTCCCGACATGCCGGGGTGGGGCAAGTCCGATCCCGTCACCTACGAGGAACGCGACCACGTCAGCGCCGCCGTTCATCTGCTCGACGCCCTGGGCATCGAGAAGGCGACGTTCGTGGGCAACTCCATGGGCGGGGCCACGTCGTTGAAGGTCGCCGCCCGGCACCCCGACCGCGTCTCGCACGTCGTCACGATGGGAGCGGGAGCACCCGGTCCCCGCATCTTCAGCCCCGGTGGCGGGCCGTCCGAGGGCCTGAAGATCCTGCACGAGGGCTACCGCAATCCCTCCCCGGAGATCATGCGGAAACTGGTCGACATCATGACCTTCGACCCCGCCTTCGCCACCGAGGAACTCGCGCGACAGCGCTACGAGAACGCCATCGGTCACCCCGACCACCTGGCGAATTTCGCCGCCGGTCTCGGTCGGCCGCGGCGTGGGGAGGCGTCCGTGGAGGAACTGGCGACGATCGGCGCTCCGGTCCTGATCGTGCACGGCCGTGACGACCGGGTCGTGCACTACGAAGCCGGACTGCGGCTCGTCTCGATCATCGAGAACTCCCGGCTGGTGCTGCTCAACCGCTGCGGTCACTGGGCCCAACTCGAACACGCCGCGGAGTTCAACCGCCTCGTGCGCGACTTCGTCGCCAACAACTGA
- a CDS encoding ABC transporter ATP-binding protein: MRITIENLQLRYGDVTAVHDLDLEIGDGESVALLGRSGCGKTSTMRCIAGLEEPTAGRITIGDTVVFDAEAGINVPPNKRNVGMVFQSYAVWPHMTVFDNVAYSLKLQKVPKAEIRQRVLRTLELVGLESLANRGASLLSGGQMQRVALARSLVMRPSVLLLDEPLSNLDARLRDRLRVELREIQLRLGLTAVYVTHDQLEAFSLADRIALMQDGRIVQMDRPDAMYHSPVSASVAHFLGVANVFDVVGTEAGRWNITGTDLAIASTSEPGLGEGGLKACVRSEDVQLSAERPSGPNAYPATVLVSGFQGTSTRYTVSIAGTLELDVVTSARSGTRFANGERVWVSIAPDAVRVLPEKAVSPAVSGDTAIRERVAS, translated from the coding sequence ATGAGGATCACCATCGAGAACCTTCAGCTCCGCTACGGTGACGTCACCGCGGTCCACGACCTGGATCTCGAGATCGGGGACGGGGAATCCGTCGCGCTGCTCGGTCGGTCGGGCTGTGGCAAGACGAGCACGATGCGGTGTATCGCGGGACTGGAGGAACCCACGGCGGGCCGCATCACCATCGGCGACACCGTGGTGTTCGACGCCGAGGCGGGCATCAACGTCCCGCCGAACAAGCGCAACGTGGGCATGGTCTTCCAGTCGTACGCCGTCTGGCCGCACATGACGGTGTTCGACAACGTCGCCTACTCTCTCAAACTGCAGAAGGTTCCCAAGGCGGAGATCCGGCAACGCGTGCTCCGGACCTTGGAACTCGTCGGTCTGGAAAGCCTCGCGAATCGCGGGGCGAGCTTGCTGTCCGGCGGCCAGATGCAGCGGGTCGCGCTCGCCCGGAGTCTGGTCATGCGGCCGTCGGTACTACTGCTCGACGAACCTCTGTCCAATCTGGACGCTCGATTGCGCGACAGGCTCCGCGTCGAACTCCGCGAGATCCAACTACGGCTGGGACTGACCGCCGTCTACGTGACCCACGACCAACTGGAGGCGTTCTCGCTCGCCGACCGCATCGCGCTCATGCAGGACGGCCGGATCGTGCAGATGGACCGACCCGACGCGATGTACCACTCGCCCGTGAGCGCCTCGGTCGCGCACTTCCTCGGGGTGGCCAACGTGTTCGACGTCGTCGGCACGGAAGCCGGGCGCTGGAACATCACGGGCACTGATCTGGCGATCGCGTCGACGTCCGAACCGGGCCTCGGCGAGGGTGGGCTCAAGGCTTGCGTGCGCAGCGAGGACGTCCAACTTTCGGCGGAACGGCCCAGTGGTCCGAACGCCTATCCCGCGACGGTTCTCGTGTCGGGTTTCCAGGGTACGAGCACCCGGTACACGGTGAGCATCGCCGGAACGCTCGAACTCGACGTGGTCACCTCCGCCCGAAGCGGCACCCGGTTCGCGAACGGGGAACGGGTGTGGGTCTCGATCGCACCGGACGCGGTCCGCGTCCTGCCCGAGAAGGCCGTGAGTCCCGCCGTGTCGGGCGACACCGCGATCCGGGAACGGGTGGCGTCGTGA
- a CDS encoding substrate-binding domain-containing protein: MKSGSVDVITSAEPTGTALSADPDVRLLSGFVSGAVGELAYAYVALEETAEAGPDLVEDFSAAILKANELLNEDPSVAPRIATSYIDADPELLEKAVYQKFGEEPISREDVENARDRVLRYGLIDADDAPSADEMLASR; encoded by the coding sequence TTGAAGTCCGGCAGCGTCGACGTGATCACGAGTGCCGAACCGACCGGAACCGCGTTGAGCGCCGACCCCGACGTGAGGCTGCTGTCCGGATTCGTCAGCGGAGCGGTGGGCGAGCTGGCGTACGCCTACGTCGCCCTGGAGGAGACGGCCGAGGCCGGACCGGACCTGGTCGAGGACTTCAGCGCCGCGATCCTGAAGGCCAACGAACTCCTCAACGAGGACCCCTCGGTGGCTCCCCGCATCGCCACGAGCTACATCGACGCCGACCCGGAGCTGCTGGAGAAGGCCGTCTACCAGAAGTTCGGGGAGGAGCCGATCAGCAGGGAGGACGTCGAGAACGCCCGCGACCGGGTTCTGCGGTACGGACTCATCGACGCCGACGACGCCCCGTCCGCCGACGAGATGCTCGCGAGTCGCTGA
- a CDS encoding ABC transporter permease, producing the protein MSTARSMLTRVRRELPSGVIGALLALLVALPVAFILVAALTTEVPRPGSTGIGSFTTENFAILATSNGLGSLLNSVVIGVGAAAVSLVVGAGLAFVAARSDAPWRRFVFVAGMAPMFLPAIVGALAWALLASPTSGYLNIALRDLGIPITVDVYSYAGLIFVLGIYYAPYTFMLTYNSFSMMNADLEEAASLHGASLWRVLRTVTLPLAVPALAGAAILSFTLALENFPVNAILGNPGGIDTLPTYIYELMSTTPVRSNAAAGIAIALTAALVVATYAQQRVVNRKRFTTLTGKGNRPRPVPLRWGRWLATGFAVLYFVVSVVLPVLVLLLVATSGSVYVNRIADVFGGGFTAERLIEAVGRSDFLTSTVNSVVVAVLAAVLGTSIAFAASYVRYRTKSRLGQLLEQISMLPLAIPQIVLGMGILWAWLALPFPVYGTLAILAIATVAVTMPQAYRSVSASMMQLDADLENSAVVLGARRFRAIRTITVPLMRTGIVSTLLLLLMLGLREMSAVLFLYTSDTRVLSILVFHSFENGSVSFSAAISLVFVVVIAAIAIAAQVVGSRERRFMDTGT; encoded by the coding sequence GTGAGCACCGCCCGATCGATGCTGACCCGCGTCCGGCGAGAACTTCCCTCCGGCGTCATCGGCGCCCTGTTGGCACTGCTGGTCGCCCTGCCGGTGGCGTTCATCCTCGTCGCCGCGCTGACGACCGAGGTGCCCCGGCCCGGAAGCACGGGAATCGGGTCGTTCACGACGGAGAACTTCGCGATCCTGGCGACCTCGAACGGGCTGGGGAGCCTGCTGAACTCGGTCGTGATCGGGGTGGGCGCGGCGGCCGTGTCGCTCGTCGTCGGTGCCGGTCTGGCGTTCGTCGCGGCCCGCAGCGACGCTCCCTGGCGCCGTTTCGTCTTCGTCGCGGGGATGGCGCCCATGTTCCTGCCCGCGATCGTCGGCGCGTTGGCATGGGCGCTGCTGGCCAGCCCCACGTCCGGATACCTCAACATCGCCCTGCGCGACCTCGGCATCCCGATCACCGTGGACGTCTACTCCTACGCGGGTCTCATCTTCGTCCTGGGCATCTACTACGCGCCGTACACGTTCATGCTCACGTACAACTCGTTCTCCATGATGAACGCCGACCTGGAGGAGGCGGCCTCACTCCACGGCGCGAGCTTGTGGCGCGTACTGCGAACGGTGACGTTGCCGCTGGCGGTCCCCGCGCTCGCCGGTGCCGCGATCCTCTCGTTCACCCTGGCGTTGGAGAACTTCCCGGTCAACGCGATCCTCGGCAATCCGGGCGGCATCGACACGCTCCCGACGTACATCTACGAGCTGATGTCCACCACCCCGGTGCGGTCCAACGCTGCCGCGGGAATCGCGATTGCCCTCACCGCCGCCTTGGTCGTCGCGACCTACGCGCAGCAACGCGTGGTCAACCGGAAGCGATTCACCACCCTCACCGGCAAGGGGAACCGGCCGCGTCCGGTGCCGCTGCGCTGGGGACGTTGGCTCGCCACGGGATTCGCCGTGCTGTACTTCGTGGTCTCCGTCGTGTTGCCGGTTCTCGTGCTGCTGCTCGTCGCGACCTCGGGATCGGTCTACGTCAACCGTATCGCCGACGTGTTCGGCGGGGGTTTCACCGCGGAGCGGCTGATCGAGGCCGTCGGACGCTCCGACTTCCTGACGTCGACCGTCAACTCGGTCGTGGTGGCCGTCCTCGCCGCGGTGCTCGGAACGTCGATCGCGTTCGCGGCGTCCTACGTCCGCTACCGCACGAAGTCCCGGCTCGGCCAACTGCTCGAACAGATCAGCATGCTGCCTCTGGCCATTCCCCAGATCGTGCTCGGCATGGGCATCCTGTGGGCCTGGCTGGCCCTTCCGTTCCCCGTGTACGGAACACTCGCGATCCTCGCCATCGCCACCGTCGCGGTGACGATGCCGCAGGCGTACCGGAGCGTGTCGGCGTCGATGATGCAACTGGACGCCGATCTCGAGAACAGTGCGGTCGTCCTCGGAGCCCGGCGGTTCCGGGCGATCCGGACCATCACGGTCCCCCTGATGCGCACCGGCATCGTCTCGACGCTGCTGCTTTTGCTGATGCTCGGTCTGAGGGAGATGAGCGCCGTGCTGTTTCTGTATACATCGGACACTCGGGTGTTGTCGATCCTCGTCTTCCACAGTTTCGAGAACGGCAGCGTCAGCTTCTCGGCGGCCATCAGCCTCGTCTTCGTCGTCGTCATCGCGGCGATCGCCATCGCCGCCCAGGTGGTCGGAAGCCGGGAACGACGCTTCATGGACACGGGCACCTGA
- a CDS encoding ABC transporter substrate-binding protein, producing the protein MRIRNGAFASGIALSLSAVLTACGGSANGSSVVTDDARIDTSDGLVIDGEVIADKATYEAARQQTLTLYTGYQEANQQAFNEAFTADTGIEVEYVRDVANKLSERIRSEAGAGQLPADVIVISDYEIADALSEEGIWEPYTPTPVEGREDLLLNDGDFVKFANVVVTFAYNTQQVAKEDAPTSWKDLLDPKYSGRIGLVSGTAGGSSVALNRFLHEKVDPNFWAELAKRNPTVYDTGGSRQQALARGELAVATAGTAAVNVAVTEDGAPIDYVVPEEGLVLFSFFAGKAATAKNSEAAEVFLNYALSKRGQRVVTQVGDYSVRTDVDPPVSLGRPLPPLDSDRVWVMPPEDEVKYGEADAERWKTAFGR; encoded by the coding sequence ATGCGAATCCGCAACGGTGCGTTCGCCTCCGGCATCGCGCTGTCCCTGTCGGCCGTGCTCACGGCCTGCGGCGGCAGTGCGAACGGAAGCAGCGTCGTCACCGACGACGCTCGGATCGACACCAGCGACGGTCTCGTCATCGACGGTGAGGTCATCGCCGACAAGGCGACCTACGAGGCCGCGAGACAACAGACGCTCACGCTGTACACCGGTTACCAGGAAGCGAACCAGCAGGCGTTCAACGAAGCCTTCACCGCCGACACCGGAATCGAGGTCGAATACGTTCGCGACGTCGCGAACAAGCTGTCCGAACGCATCCGTTCCGAGGCCGGCGCCGGGCAACTTCCGGCCGACGTCATCGTCATCTCCGACTATGAGATCGCCGACGCCCTCTCCGAGGAAGGGATCTGGGAGCCATACACCCCGACTCCCGTCGAGGGCCGCGAGGATCTGTTGCTGAACGACGGGGACTTCGTCAAGTTCGCCAACGTCGTGGTGACCTTCGCCTACAACACTCAGCAGGTGGCGAAGGAGGACGCACCGACGTCGTGGAAGGACCTGCTCGACCCGAAGTACTCCGGCAGGATCGGTCTCGTCAGCGGCACCGCGGGCGGATCGTCGGTCGCGCTGAACCGCTTCCTCCACGAGAAGGTCGACCCGAATTTCTGGGCCGAACTCGCGAAGCGGAACCCCACGGTCTACGACACCGGCGGCAGCCGCCAACAGGCACTGGCCCGTGGCGAGTTGGCGGTGGCGACGGCCGGGACGGCGGCCGTCAACGTGGCGGTCACCGAGGACGGTGCGCCGATCGACTACGTCGTACCGGAGGAGGGCCTGGTGCTGTTCAGCTTCTTCGCGGGCAAGGCGGCGACCGCGAAGAACTCGGAGGCGGCGGAGGTGTTCCTCAACTACGCGCTCTCCAAGCGTGGCCAGCGGGTGGTCACACAGGTCGGTGACTACTCCGTTCGCACCGACGTCGACCCGCCGGTCTCGCTCGGACGCCCGCTTCCGCCCCTGGACTCCGACCGCGTGTGGGTCATGCCTCCGGAGGACGAGGTCAAGTACGGCGAGGCCGACGCCGAGCGCTGGAAGACCGCGTTCGGACGCTGA
- a CDS encoding ABC transporter substrate-binding protein has product MKTRRSRLRPTALVVAAVLSFALGACGGGSSAATRDDGVVRVAVFPSLNALGARTAELEGMFDEVGLTVEFVTTTTPADAMPQLVGGEIDFALMDVSTPTIARSQGMPIVMVAPGAVGTEVDESGLGVGNFWVRKDSDITSIADIENAVFGIPQSKSQLWIDVRLAVDRAGGDSSRIASSRFPTVSPR; this is encoded by the coding sequence ATGAAAACCAGGCGAAGCCGGCTTCGGCCGACGGCCCTCGTGGTCGCCGCCGTGCTGTCATTCGCGCTCGGCGCCTGTGGAGGCGGGTCGTCCGCGGCCACCCGTGACGACGGCGTCGTGAGAGTCGCGGTCTTCCCGAGTCTGAACGCCCTCGGCGCGCGCACCGCCGAACTCGAAGGGATGTTCGACGAGGTCGGACTCACCGTCGAATTCGTCACCACGACCACCCCGGCGGACGCGATGCCGCAACTGGTGGGCGGCGAGATCGACTTCGCTCTCATGGACGTCAGTACTCCGACGATCGCCCGAAGCCAGGGAATGCCGATCGTCATGGTAGCGCCGGGAGCCGTGGGCACCGAGGTCGACGAGAGCGGCCTGGGTGTGGGGAACTTCTGGGTGAGGAAGGACAGCGACATCACCTCGATCGCGGACATCGAGAACGCGGTCTTCGGAATCCCACAGTCCAAGAGTCAATTGTGGATCGACGTCCGACTGGCCGTCGATCGGGCCGGAGGGGATTCCTCCCGCATCGCTTCATCGAGGTTCCCAACAGTATCGCCGCGTTGA
- a CDS encoding ABC transporter permease produces the protein MSILRRILMELWVPLLLLAIWWFASADSVNFYYPPLSRILDEFGDIWIVDGIRTEVWPSLQRLVVGYGAAVVLGVALSLLLGMVGWLESAVRPIVEFLRATPGVAILPVMMLFFGLGTAMKISLIALVATWPVLLNTIDGVRSVEPVLHQVAASHRLRWRDRVRFIVLPAAAPQIFAGARTALAISVVAMVMSEMVGAPGGIGHFVLDAQRGFNTTAMWTGIIALGVFGYLLNKVFALVENRVLAWHKGMTAHDHGGK, from the coding sequence ATGAGCATCCTGCGCCGGATCCTCATGGAACTGTGGGTTCCCCTGCTGTTGTTGGCGATCTGGTGGTTCGCAAGCGCCGACAGCGTCAACTTCTACTACCCACCGCTGTCCAGGATCCTCGACGAGTTCGGCGACATCTGGATCGTCGACGGGATCCGCACCGAGGTGTGGCCGAGCCTGCAACGGCTCGTGGTCGGCTACGGCGCCGCCGTCGTCCTCGGTGTCGCTCTCAGCCTGCTGCTGGGCATGGTCGGTTGGCTCGAAAGCGCGGTGCGCCCGATCGTCGAGTTCCTGCGCGCCACGCCCGGGGTGGCGATCCTGCCCGTGATGATGTTGTTCTTCGGGCTCGGCACCGCCATGAAGATCAGCCTCATCGCCCTGGTGGCCACCTGGCCGGTGCTGCTCAACACCATCGACGGCGTACGGTCAGTCGAGCCGGTGCTGCACCAGGTCGCCGCGAGCCACCGGCTGCGGTGGCGGGACCGGGTCCGTTTCATCGTGCTGCCCGCGGCGGCGCCGCAGATCTTCGCCGGTGCCCGGACCGCGCTGGCCATCTCGGTCGTTGCGATGGTCATGTCCGAGATGGTGGGAGCACCGGGCGGGATCGGCCACTTCGTCCTCGACGCTCAGCGCGGGTTCAACACCACCGCGATGTGGACCGGGATCATCGCGCTCGGCGTCTTCGGTTATCTCCTCAATAAGGTCTTCGCGTTGGTGGAGAACCGAGTGCTCGCATGGCACAAGGGCATGACCGCACACGACCACGGAGGCAAGTGA
- a CDS encoding acyl-CoA dehydrogenase family protein: MSDLVDRVEELADFFTEQVEEADDLGRLPDRTAKTLRELGIVRALQPKDFGGDERHPREFFEAVLAIGSRSPSAGWVSAVVGVHAFELAQATRKLQEEIWGGDPDTWVASPYAPIGRARRTDGGWIFSGRWPFSSGTDHCQWVVLGGMLTDDDGTVLPDGLRHFVIPRSDYTIVEDSWNVVGLKGTGSKDVIVNEAFIPDHRIINPADLGTGEAARQAGRGDVPLYRMPFHSMFSGAITAGTLGAVEAGMAAWVAYTRNRVSARGVKAATDPRQLHALGEAASDVEASRMQFLHDMDRLYEAAASGKPIPLELRAEVRRNQVRISHRAGAALDRLVAHAGGNSMRVDNPIQRFWLDAHVALGHGANVAEPIYEAYGTLTFGGKPDPKVRM; the protein is encoded by the coding sequence ATGAGCGATTTGGTCGACCGCGTCGAAGAACTCGCCGACTTCTTCACCGAACAGGTGGAGGAGGCCGACGACCTCGGCCGCCTGCCCGACCGGACGGCGAAGACCCTGCGCGAACTCGGCATCGTGCGGGCACTGCAACCGAAGGACTTCGGTGGCGACGAACGGCACCCGCGCGAGTTCTTCGAGGCGGTGCTCGCCATCGGCTCCCGGTCTCCCTCGGCGGGGTGGGTCTCCGCGGTCGTCGGCGTCCACGCCTTCGAACTCGCGCAGGCCACCCGTAAGCTCCAGGAGGAGATCTGGGGCGGAGACCCCGACACCTGGGTCGCGTCGCCCTACGCCCCCATCGGACGGGCGCGGCGCACCGACGGCGGCTGGATCTTCAGCGGCCGATGGCCATTCTCCAGCGGCACCGACCACTGTCAGTGGGTCGTGCTCGGCGGCATGCTCACCGACGACGACGGCACCGTGCTGCCCGACGGTCTGCGGCATTTCGTGATCCCGCGTTCGGACTACACCATCGTCGAGGACTCCTGGAACGTGGTCGGTCTCAAGGGCACGGGAAGCAAGGACGTCATCGTCAACGAGGCGTTCATCCCCGACCACCGGATCATCAACCCCGCCGACCTCGGAACGGGTGAGGCGGCGCGACAGGCGGGGCGTGGTGACGTGCCGCTGTACCGGATGCCCTTCCACTCGATGTTCAGTGGAGCGATCACCGCGGGAACCCTCGGCGCGGTCGAGGCCGGAATGGCCGCCTGGGTCGCCTACACGCGCAACCGGGTGTCCGCCAGGGGAGTCAAGGCCGCCACCGATCCCCGACAACTTCACGCTCTGGGCGAGGCCGCGTCGGACGTCGAGGCCAGCCGAATGCAATTTCTTCACGACATGGACCGGCTCTACGAGGCGGCCGCGTCGGGGAAGCCGATTCCTTTGGAACTGCGCGCCGAAGTGCGCCGTAATCAGGTTCGGATCTCCCACAGGGCGGGCGCCGCGCTCGACCGGCTGGTCGCTCACGCCGGAGGGAACTCGATGCGAGTGGACAATCCGATCCAGCGCTTCTGGCTCGACGCGCACGTGGCGCTGGGACACGGAGCCAACGTCGCCGAACCCATCTACGAGGCGTACGGAACCCTCACCTTCGGCGGAAAGCCCGACCCGAAGGTACGGATGTGA
- a CDS encoding ABC transporter ATP-binding protein: MTTTAESTPGAAGAPRDTVVEARGLGHSYGERRIFRDLSFSVAAGEFVCIVGPSGVGKTTLLQCLTGLLGASEGEVVFEGATVHDPPEGVAIVFQDYSRSLMPWLSVLDNVALPLRSAGVGKAERRRRAEEALAEVGLRDVTDSYPWQLSGGMQQRVAIARALASRPRMTVLDEPFASVDAQTRADLEDLMLRVRDHLGLTIMLVTHDIDEAVYLADTVLVLSGRPAKVETMLSVDLPGPQDQITTKSLPEFAALRSEVYAVIKKAGEKTAAAKAAEAVAAPRS; the protein is encoded by the coding sequence ATGACCACAACCGCCGAGTCCACGCCGGGTGCGGCGGGCGCCCCGCGTGACACCGTCGTCGAGGCCCGCGGCCTCGGACACTCCTACGGGGAACGCCGGATCTTCCGGGACCTCAGTTTCTCCGTCGCCGCGGGGGAGTTCGTCTGCATCGTCGGTCCCTCCGGGGTCGGGAAGACGACCCTGCTGCAGTGCCTGACCGGGCTGCTCGGTGCCAGCGAGGGCGAGGTCGTGTTCGAAGGAGCCACGGTCCACGACCCGCCGGAGGGCGTGGCGATCGTGTTCCAGGACTACAGCCGGTCCCTCATGCCGTGGTTGTCGGTGCTCGACAACGTGGCCCTGCCCCTGCGTTCGGCCGGGGTCGGGAAGGCCGAGCGACGCCGCCGGGCCGAGGAGGCCCTGGCCGAGGTGGGGCTGCGGGACGTCACCGACTCCTACCCGTGGCAGCTTTCCGGAGGCATGCAGCAGCGGGTGGCGATCGCGCGGGCGCTGGCCTCGCGTCCCCGGATGACCGTGCTCGACGAGCCGTTCGCCTCGGTGGACGCCCAGACCCGCGCCGATCTGGAGGATTTGATGTTGCGGGTGCGCGACCACCTGGGACTCACCATCATGCTCGTGACCCACGACATCGATGAGGCCGTGTACCTCGCCGACACGGTGCTGGTGCTCTCCGGCAGGCCGGCCAAGGTCGAGACGATGCTGTCGGTGGACCTCCCCGGCCCGCAGGACCAGATCACCACCAAGTCGCTTCCGGAGTTCGCGGCTCTGCGGTCCGAAGTGTACGCGGTCATCAAGAAGGCGGGTGAGAAGACCGCGGCGGCGAAGGCCGCCGAGGCCGTCGCCGCTCCGCGGAGCTGA
- a CDS encoding IclR family transcriptional regulator produces MSVLEKAVQVIDTLGRASAPMRLGAVAESVAMPKSSTHRLLTELAALGMVRRAGDGEYALGYRLVQWGHLADRSLGLRAVAEPIMTRLRDEVRESVHLYVREESHRVCVLAVDSPHTLRPATSVGTPLPLGYGAAGKLLLAHAEERVLREVEKTLPRYRGSELPTAEELARLRREGVAVSVGEMEDGLTAVATVLRAVGGGVFGALSVAGASSRMPAERLPEITEKVTDAASRIGAALGG; encoded by the coding sequence ATGTCCGTACTCGAGAAAGCCGTCCAGGTCATCGACACGCTGGGGCGCGCCAGCGCGCCGATGCGATTGGGTGCGGTCGCCGAAAGCGTTGCCATGCCGAAGTCGTCCACCCATCGGCTGCTCACCGAACTGGCGGCCCTGGGCATGGTCCGCCGCGCGGGTGACGGCGAGTACGCCCTGGGGTACCGGCTCGTGCAGTGGGGCCACCTGGCTGATCGCTCCCTCGGTCTTCGCGCCGTCGCCGAACCGATCATGACCAGGTTGCGGGACGAGGTTCGCGAAAGCGTTCACCTGTACGTCCGCGAGGAGAGCCACCGGGTGTGCGTCCTGGCCGTCGACTCGCCGCACACGCTCAGGCCCGCGACGTCGGTGGGCACGCCGTTGCCGCTGGGATACGGCGCCGCGGGCAAGTTGCTGCTCGCCCACGCCGAGGAGCGAGTGCTACGAGAGGTGGAGAAGACGTTGCCCCGGTACCGGGGTAGCGAGCTGCCGACCGCGGAGGAACTCGCCCGGCTTCGCCGGGAGGGCGTCGCCGTGTCGGTGGGGGAGATGGAGGACGGTCTGACCGCGGTGGCCACGGTGCTGAGGGCCGTCGGCGGGGGAGTCTTCGGGGCGTTGTCGGTGGCGGGCGCGAGCAGCCGGATGCCCGCTGAGAGACTGCCCGAGATCACGGAGAAGGTGACCGACGCCGCGAGTCGGATCGGTGCCGCGCTCGGTGGGTGA
- a CDS encoding ABC transporter permease: MGKLVTLVVVCVVWHLFAITGGSAVGLPTPWRLVETAAGMVVTGDYWAAVGSTLTSAAIGFALAVAVGVPIGLVNGSFHVLERSTRFLIDFGRTLPGVAILPVVLLQFGTSRTMVVVLVVFSAVWPMLVQATYATQQLSAQLRSVAKAFRLTRLSRVRDIYLPSALPFLMTGLRISGTISLLITISSEFLGGADGIGQRLYYALTVNDNDRMFGYVFTAGMLGVVLNWLLVTAQRKVLWWHPSERGKR; this comes from the coding sequence GTGGGGAAGCTGGTCACCCTGGTGGTCGTCTGCGTCGTGTGGCACCTCTTCGCGATCACCGGGGGTTCGGCCGTGGGGCTTCCGACGCCGTGGCGGTTGGTGGAGACCGCGGCCGGCATGGTGGTGACCGGTGACTACTGGGCGGCGGTGGGAAGCACGCTCACCTCCGCCGCGATCGGATTCGCCCTCGCCGTCGCGGTGGGCGTGCCGATCGGCTTGGTCAACGGCTCCTTCCACGTCCTCGAACGCAGTACCCGGTTCCTCATCGACTTCGGACGCACGCTGCCCGGCGTGGCGATCCTGCCCGTGGTGCTGTTGCAGTTCGGCACCAGCCGCACGATGGTCGTGGTACTCGTGGTGTTCAGCGCGGTGTGGCCGATGCTCGTGCAAGCGACGTACGCCACCCAGCAGTTGTCGGCACAGTTGAGGTCGGTCGCCAAGGCCTTCCGGCTCACTCGTCTGAGCCGGGTCCGTGACATCTATCTGCCGTCCGCGCTGCCGTTCCTCATGACGGGTCTGCGCATCTCCGGAACGATCAGCCTGCTGATCACCATTTCGTCGGAGTTCCTCGGTGGAGCCGACGGCATCGGACAGCGGCTGTACTACGCGCTGACGGTGAACGACAACGACCGCATGTTCGGCTACGTCTTCACCGCGGGGATGCTGGGGGTCGTCCTCAACTGGCTGCTCGTCACGGCCCAGCGCAAGGTCCTGTGGTGGCACCCCTCGGAAAGGGGGAAGCGGTGA